The Amycolatopsis umgeniensis DNA segment ATATCGATCGTGGCGGTGTGGCGAAAGTCGGTCATGAATGCGCATACCCGTTTTCGAGGCCGGAAAACTCGTCTCCTGAGGTGTGCGCGACACGAATAAGGGGTAGCCAAGCGGTGATCAACCCCGGCGATCAGCCGGGTCATCGCGAAGGGAACCGACGTGAGCCTGAACGACGACGACATTTCCACCACATCGGACGAGGAAAAGGAAGGACCCGCCGACTCCGGCGCCGCCCCGGGAACCCCCGGCCAGCACGACGGCGGGGCCGACGGAGGAGCCGAAGGTCCTGCCGACTCCGGCGCCGGCCCGGCGACCCCTGGCCAGCACGACGGCGGAGCCGACGGCGGCGCGGACAGTGGCGCCAGCTGATCCGCATCCGTCGGCCACCGGTACCGGGCAAGGCGCCCACGGCCTCCCGGTACCGGTCGACGGTCACCCGCCGATGAGCGTTCTGGCACGGTTGGTCGGCTCCGACGTCCAACGGTTCTCCGATCACCACTGGGGCCGGAGGCCGCTGTTGAGGCGGAGTTCGGACGAGTTCCGGGATCTCCTCGATCTCGACGCGGTCGACGAGTTGCTTTCCCGCCGGGGTTTGCGCACGCCGTTCCTTCGACTGGCCCGGCAGGGTTCGGTACTCGATTCGAGTTCGTTCACCGGCGGTGGCGGGGTCGGCGCGGAGATCGGCGATCAGGTCCAGGATGACCGGGTCGCCGCCCTTTTCGCGGAAGGCGCCACGATCGTGGTGCAGGCACTGCACCGCACCTGGCCGAGCATCATCGACTTCACCACGGGCCTGACCGAGGAACTCGGCCATCCCGCGCAGGTGAACGCCTACATCACCCCACCGTCATCGCAGGGCTTTTCCGCCCACTACGACGTGCATGACGTGTTCGTCCTGCAGCTCGCCGGGCGGAAACACTGGAAGGTCCACGCGCCGGTCCACCCGGATCCGCTGCGTGGACAGCCGTGGAGCGATCATGCCGTCGCCGTCGCGACACGCGCTCGAGACGATGCTCCGATCGTCGACGAGGTGCTCGAGCCCGGCGACGTGATGTACCTTCCCCGCGGCTGGCTGCACTCCGCGACCGCTCTGGGTGAGGTTTCCGCCCATCTGACCGTCGGCGTCCACGTCGTCACCCGGTTCGCGCTGGTGGAGGCCCTCGCCGCCCTGGTCGCCACCGACGAACGGTTGCGCGCTTCTCTGCCGCTGGGGATCGATGTCGCCGACCCCGGGATGCTCGATCCGTACGTCCGCGCGGCGCGGGAAGACCTGGTCGACGCGCTGAGTGCCGTCGCCCCCGAAGACATCGCCCGTCATGTTCGCGGTCAGGTATGGACCGGCAACCGGCCCGAGCCAGTGGCCCCGATCGCCGCCGCGACGTTCACCGCGAGTCTCACCGCCGGAGACACGGTGCGTCGCCGCGGGGGCTTGCGCTTTCGCGTTCGCGACACCGGTGACGGACCCGTCGTGCTCGAACTCCCGGACCGGCGGCTCACCCTCCCCCGCTCCACTTCGACCGCCCTCACCGCGTTGCTCGACGGGGCGACCTGGACCGTCGGCGAGATCCCGGGGCTGGACGGGGACGACCAGGTCGTACTCGTGCGGCGCCTGCTCCGGGAAGGCGTGCTCATGGCCACCGCCCCATGACGGCCACACCCGGAGCGGAGCGGGGCCGGTGCGCGGACCTCGCCGACGCCGCGAACGACCCCGGCGAAGGCACGGCTCCCCCGGCGGAGCGATGGCTGCTCATCGAGCATCCGGGACCCTGGGGGCGGCTCGCGCTCACGGGTTCGGGCATCGACCCGGCCGCACTCCGGTCGCTGACCGCGTGGGCTGCCCGGAACCAGGGCCGAATCGCGCTGATACGCCGGGTCGCCCGCCGTTCCTCGTCATCGAACCGGGCCTCCCGCTGGTTCCGGATCGACTCACGTCCCGGCCATGAAGAGATTCGAGCGGGCGAATTCACCGACGCCGCCGGACTCGCCGCCGTTCCCTTCGCCGACGGCGAACTGCTGTCACAGCCCCTCGCCCTGGTTTGCGTTCACGGCAGGCACGACACGTGTTGCGCCGTCCGCGGCCGCTCGCTCGCCGCCACACTGACGGCCGAATACCCGGAAGAAACCTGGGAATGCAGCCATATCGGCGGCTGCCGCTTCGCTCCGTCGCTGGTTCTGCTCCCTCATGGCTTCACCTACGGAGGTCTGCGGCCCGGCCATGCGGTCGACGTCGTTCGCCGGTACACACACGGCACGCTCGACCCGCGCGACCTTCGTGGCCGATCCTCGCTGAAGCCGAACGTCCAAGCGGCACAACATCACGCACGCGCGGCCACCGGCGCGAGGGGTATCGACGACCTCCGCCCCCTCGGCGAAGTCCACGACGGCGACTCAGGCTGGCGGGTGGGATTCGCCGAACCCGAATGCGTCGTGCACCTGCGCGAAAGGTACGTCCCGGTGAACCGTTCCCTTACCTGTGCTTCGCCGCCCGCGAGCCGGATCCGCGTTTTCGACCTGCTCGAATTCCGGGCTTCGAGTGCTTTCGGCGGGGTACTCGTCCAAGACCACCGCGAGAGCAGGAGAACACCGTGACCGAGGTCAGCAAACTCGTCGAAGTACCGCCGGACGCCGTTTTCGCCGTGCTCGCCGATGGCTGGCAATACGCGGGCTGGGTGGTCGGCAGCTCGCATATCCGCGACGTCGACGAGGACTGGCCCGCCGTCGGTTCCCGGATCCATCACAGCGTCGGCCCGTGGCCCTTCCACATCCAGGACGTCACGGTGGTGAAAGCCGTCGAGCCCGGGAGCTTCTTGAAGCTGGAGGCACGAGGCTGGCCGCTCGGCGCGGCCGAGGTCGGGCTCACCCTCGCACCGCACGGCGAAGGCCGGACGCGGATCCTGATGACGGAGCGCGTCGTGCGAGGCCCTGGCAAGGTACTGCCGGAACCGGTCCAGGCGCTCGTCGCCAAACCACGCAACAACGAGGCCCTCGCCCGGCTGGCCGATCTGGTCACCGGCAAGTACGCGAACCGGAAGAACGCTCAGCCGTAGACGGCCCGGTTGGCCGCGCGGACGATCGCCGCGTATCCGTCGCCGAGCACGCCCGCCCTGGCCAAGGCCGCGCGAGCCGCGTTCGAGCCAGGGCCTCCGTGCACCGCTCCTCCCGGATGGGCCGCCGAGCCCGCGAGGAAGAGACGGTCCACCGGGGTGTCCGCGCGGCCCAGCCCCGGCATCGGGCGGAAGAACAGCTGCTGGTGGATGGCGGTGGTACCGCCGTTGATCGCGCCACCGACCAGGCTGGGGTCGTGCCCCGCCAGCTCCAGCGGGCCTTGGACGTACCGGCCCCGGATCA contains these protein-coding regions:
- a CDS encoding sucrase ferredoxin encodes the protein MTATPGAERGRCADLADAANDPGEGTAPPAERWLLIEHPGPWGRLALTGSGIDPAALRSLTAWAARNQGRIALIRRVARRSSSSNRASRWFRIDSRPGHEEIRAGEFTDAAGLAAVPFADGELLSQPLALVCVHGRHDTCCAVRGRSLAATLTAEYPEETWECSHIGGCRFAPSLVLLPHGFTYGGLRPGHAVDVVRRYTHGTLDPRDLRGRSSLKPNVQAAQHHARAATGARGIDDLRPLGEVHDGDSGWRVGFAEPECVVHLRERYVPVNRSLTCASPPASRIRVFDLLEFRASSAFGGVLVQDHRESRRTP
- a CDS encoding cupin domain-containing protein; translation: MSVLARLVGSDVQRFSDHHWGRRPLLRRSSDEFRDLLDLDAVDELLSRRGLRTPFLRLARQGSVLDSSSFTGGGGVGAEIGDQVQDDRVAALFAEGATIVVQALHRTWPSIIDFTTGLTEELGHPAQVNAYITPPSSQGFSAHYDVHDVFVLQLAGRKHWKVHAPVHPDPLRGQPWSDHAVAVATRARDDAPIVDEVLEPGDVMYLPRGWLHSATALGEVSAHLTVGVHVVTRFALVEALAALVATDERLRASLPLGIDVADPGMLDPYVRAAREDLVDALSAVAPEDIARHVRGQVWTGNRPEPVAPIAAATFTASLTAGDTVRRRGGLRFRVRDTGDGPVVLELPDRRLTLPRSTSTALTALLDGATWTVGEIPGLDGDDQVVLVRRLLREGVLMATAP
- a CDS encoding SRPBCC family protein, whose amino-acid sequence is MTEVSKLVEVPPDAVFAVLADGWQYAGWVVGSSHIRDVDEDWPAVGSRIHHSVGPWPFHIQDVTVVKAVEPGSFLKLEARGWPLGAAEVGLTLAPHGEGRTRILMTERVVRGPGKVLPEPVQALVAKPRNNEALARLADLVTGKYANRKNAQP